TGGCATTGTACAATATCTTTTGGTTATATTTTTAGGCAATTATTTCACgacttacagtactgtgcaaaaggattaggcaccctatttatttttcatacaaactttgttatagatttctattttatgacttctacattattgagccagtagaaaaaacattttagagttccagtaagctacagaattgactttaaagtattgctgctggtgtataaatctctaaatggtacagggcccaattacctctctgatatgttgcagtggcctaacccaatcagatctaccagatcgcaacagaaaaatttactattaaaaccagttgttaaaacaaagtgtggtgaagcagcttttagctactatgcagtacatctatggaaccaactgccagaggacattaaaaatgctcctgctgttggcagcttcaaatctaggttaaagaccaagctgttttcagatgctttctgttaaataattaatatttttacattttttataatctttactttctctgcatgttttaaatttactttaattttattctattttattccgctggtttctttttctttttctccttttttctttttggcgttttattattttatttctactattgtttaattcttattattttcttttaattcttttaattaattgttttagattaaaaataaaattattttatgtaattttatttctctattgtttactgtttttgtttttgcttctgtaaagcacattgaactgccattgtgtatgaaatgtgctatataaataaacttgccttgccttgccttgccttgccaaacattcgttttccatcacaaaattaaatgttacatgaaaaaaaagtttgtatctgagcagcatattacataagagaccaattttcagataaaaaaaagaaaaaaaacataatgaaggctactgggttttgctgcaaaattaagaagcgagtgtgacaaagtgtccagaagaaccgtggttGGTCCTGcaggacgctcagtaaaacctacagctcatttcctaataaaactgcactcattgtacctgagactactatttttttaaaaaaaaaagcaatgggtCAACTCACatttattgactttgtttcatttattatggcttactgttgtttacagtattttttaaatgttgaaacatttcatttaattattttttaagccatttttggtctatagcatttctttacatgtgccagccaagtttacattagaccgtatctgtctcgtttttttcgcggatgcactgtccgttcacattaaaacgccgggaaacgccgggaaacgggaatccgccagggcccacgtattcaatccaattcgtgtctggtccggtgctgtgtaaacattgaggatacgcggatacgctgtgctgagctctagctgacgtcgtcattggacaacgtcactgtgacatccaccttcctgattcgctggcgttggtcatgtgatgcgactgctgaaaaacggcgcggacttccgccttgtatcacctttcattaaagagtataaaagtatgaaaatactgcaaatactgatgcaaatactgcccattgtgtagttatgattgtctttaggcttgccatccttccacttgcaagtggtgagtgacttgcgcatgcccgatatgcactgggatcacacacacagcggctcagtcccgaatcactgctcgtgcgcttcactcgcgcgctctgtgagctgcgcagggccggagtgcgcaccctccagagggcactcgctgttcagggcggagtgatttggagcgcaggatgcctgcggagccgagccgctgaggagaaatttacacattacacatttacacatttcaacttacgtgccatctaattagtcatgtgattagcgtatccgtgtattggcgttgctgtgtgcacgcgaatcgtgtattggcgttgctgtgtgcacgctaatcgtttttaaaaacgttaatctgatgatccgctgatacggtcaaatgtaaaccccacctaagatttttgcacagtactgtatctaCAGCTCGGAAAAAATATCTCAGTGGTGGGTAAGGCCATGGATACACCATTATGCACATATATTCACAACAAGGAgtgatttagggcggcacggtggtgtagtggttagcgctgtcgcctcacagcaagaaggtcctgggttcgagccccggggctggcgagggcctttctgtgtggagtttgcatgttctccccgtgtccgcgtgggtttcctccgggtgctccggtttcccccacagtccaaagacatgcaggttaggttaactggtgactctaaattgaccgtaggtgtgagtgtgaatggttgtctgtgtctatgtgtcagccctgtgatgacctggcgacttgtccagggtgtaccccgccttttgcccgtagtcagctgggataggctccagcttgcctgcgaccctgtagaaggataaagcggctagagataatgagaatgaatgagtgatttagagtagccattccacctactggcatgcttTTGGGAGGTCAGGAGAAACCACAGAACCCATATAGACATAGGTAGAACATGTGAAACGCCACACAGTCAGTAACCTGAGATCAGGACCTTGAAGCTGTGAGGCACCAATGATACTTTTCGCACCACCATGTGGCCCTCCAGCTATAGCTGATTTTAGAACATGTTTTGGAGAATACACATTTTATCAAACTCTGCACAGATTTCATAATCTCTGAGATTCAAATCTAATAAATATTCAAATTAGCTCTAAAAAATCAGCCTGGAGTTTCTTGTTGTGaccattgtgtgtgtatgtatgatgcCATGTGATGGACTAGGGTCCCATCACACCAATGTTCTGAATCCACTGTTACCCTGATCAGGATAACTGCTTtctgaatatgaatgaatgaactgtaACTGGAAGAGGCCACTGGCTGGATTATCAAAAGCAGGCCTCAGGCTCTCGTAAGATATAAAAACACACAGAATAGTTTAGCATATTTCAATATGTTTTATTAAATATCTGAATGCAATTAGGTTAAATAGTCTACCAGTTATGATAGTACTTACAAGAAAACAAAACATTACTGAGAAATAATTGTATTGACATGATCAAGGATACAACTCTCAGTGCTTTTGTCATGTTGTGATTAAAGAAGACAAAAAACTTTTATAGCTAAAGAAAAAAGATCTTGTGgaattgctaatttgaaaaaaaaaaagaccatcgATCATCCTACAGCAAAAAGATTGTGACATGCATAAGCTTTATGAAAAGGTTTAATCTACAACATTCTTAGTTTGATAGCTagctttattctttttttattttatgtctTAAGGAAGAAATGTTAAAAAGAAAACGAACCTATACACTGCCAGGCAAAAGCTTTTGAACAGTGTATATTTGTGAAGTGCATAATGTAATAGATTTGATTTCTGAATGTGAAGTGATGTTTTAGTCTCGACAAGGGGACGCAAACAAACCGACCAGGATACTGATTAGCAGGATAAATGCAGCCACGGACAGAATAACTACGATCACCACCATCGCTGCACTACGTCCTGGAAAGCCAAGTCCGATTTTTGCGTAATCATTTGCTGCAAAAAGACAAATATGAATTGTGAGTCTCTTTATGTCATCCACATTACAGCTGACTTTAGAGTTGACCACTTGCAATGTTACCTGTTCTTGTAGTTGCCGTCACAGTGTTGCTTTTGCTATTTCCAATTTTATAGTTAATCCTAAATACACACGCAAAGTTAAATCAAACATACTTTTTTATGAAAGGTTCATCAGTTAGTATTGAAGGTTTGCACACAGATTTCACACTCACTTGTACTGTGTGCCACTTGTGAGGTTGTTCAGTTTGTATCCAATGTTCATCCTATGTGCGGGTGGTCCATAACGGTTGTCTTCGTTGTCACATTTTGGAACCGTGAAAATGTTGTCCAGGGTGTCTGTTAAAATCAAAGTTCTCCAATGAAACTCAATTACAACTTGATCAAATCTTGATTTAGAGCTAATTGTTGTTAGTATTAAAATAACATTTAAGATTGTGACAATATATGAGCAAGACGGTATTCCCTGAGGAAGGAAATATTGTATGAAATATTGTAAACATATGGTATACCCAGTGGTGAAATTGTGGAACTTTGCTTTAATTGGCACTAATGGTACAGAAGCAGCACtgttcaatttatttttttttgtgtgtggttgTCTGGGGAAGTCTGTCAGATGTCACTATGGATGAAAGCTGA
Above is a window of Neoarius graeffei isolate fNeoGra1 chromosome 28, fNeoGra1.pri, whole genome shotgun sequence DNA encoding:
- the upk2 gene encoding uncharacterized protein upk2; protein product: MLAVLLIVGGLIPQIHAGAFTIRILSADDNVITGRFLDSLLLSFPPCSFADQNVDLEYTNCNTSKNYTLDNIFTVPKCDNEDNRYGPPAHRMNIGYKLNNLTSGTQYKINYKIGNSKSNTVTATTRTANDYAKIGLGFPGRSAAMVVIVVILSVAAFILLISILVGLFASPCRD